In the genome of Dasypus novemcinctus isolate mDasNov1 chromosome 30, mDasNov1.1.hap2, whole genome shotgun sequence, one region contains:
- the LOC131276716 gene encoding olfactory receptor 7A17-like, translating into MSLQTLEFMLICCYTLVIKSAFLCPLFSSIISYMEPENQTRVSEFILLGLSEDTQVQSLLFGLFLSMYMVTFTGNLLIILAIISDSHLHTPMYFFLSNLSFTDICFTSTTVPKMLLNFQTESKTITYESCIIQMYFFTLFGQLDNSLLTVMAFDRFAAICRPLHYTVIMNPQLCGFLLLVSWFLSVLVSLLHGLMVLRLSFCTDLEIPHFFCEITQVVRLACSDTYLIDIVVYFETGLLGVIPITVILFSYAKISSSILRISTAGGKHKAFSTCGSHLSVVFLFYGTGLGVYLTSATTQNSRANAIASVMYTVVTPMLNPFIYSLRNKDIKEAFKKLRNIISIKVLFVSNLEKFP; encoded by the coding sequence ATGAGTTTGCAAACCTTAGAATTTATGTTAATTTGCTGTTATACGCTTGTGATTAAATCTGCATTTCTCTGCCCTCTTTTCAGTAGTATCATCAGCTACATGGAACCAGAAAACCAAACACGTGTTTCAGAATTTATCCTCCTGGGGCTTTCAGAAGATACACAGGTGCAATCCCTCCTCTTTgggctgttcctgtccatgtacatGGTCACCTTCACTggaaacctgctcatcatcctggccatcatctcggactcccacctccacacacccatgtacttcttcctctctaacttgtcttttacagatatctgtttcacctccaccactgtcccaaagatgctgctgaacttCCAGACAGAAAGCAAAACTATAACTTATGAAAGCTGCATcatccagatgtattttttcacgctttttggacaattagataactcgCTCTTGACTGTGATGGCCTTTGACCGCTTCGCGGCCATCTGTCgtcccctgcactacacagtcatcatgaacccccagcTCTGTGGCTTCTTGCTGCTGGTATCCTGGTTCTTGAGTGTTTTAGTCTCTCTTTTACATGGCTTAATGGTTTTgcgattgtctttttgtacagatttggaaatcccccactttttctgtgaaattaCTCAGGTGGTCCgacttgcttgttctgacacctacCTCATTGACATAGTTGTGTATTTTGAAACTGGACTTCTGGGTGTTATTCCAATCACTGTGATCCTTTTCTCTTACGCTAAGATTTcatcctccattttgagaatttcaacagctGGGGGAAAGCATAAAGCTTTTTCcacttgtgggtctcacctctcagtagtattcttgttttatggtacaggtctTGGAGTGTATCTTACTTCAGCTACCacccaaaactcaagggcaaatgcaatagcctcagtgatgtacacagtggtcactcccatgttgaacccctttatctatagtcttagaaataaGGACATAAAGGAGGCTTTTAAAAAGTTGAGAAACATTATTTCTATAAAAGTATTATTTgtctcaaatttagaaaaattcccATGA